One Halarcobacter ebronensis genomic window carries:
- a CDS encoding radical SAM/SPASM domain-containing protein encodes MFFKKKSNILFRYYDSFGYITDNRNFAYKRLDDNREDIGDKILSESGAVFFSVLDNHPQIIGELLIKISNIYSDINIKLLERDVIEFYSTLEKAGFITSGDTFRECDEKDEKFSYTKILDTTFKKNLSNNQMSTQDYFQAFFNNKPQLTSLHIEITSKCNERCIHCYIPHENKINNIDSDLFYNILNQSREMNLLHITISGGEPMLHKDFCNFLKECRKNNFSVSVLSNLTLLNEKILKEMKSNPLLGVQVSLYSMNPNIHDEITQMKGSFEKTKNAILKLVENDIPLKISCPILKENKNCHNNVVKWAKKNNISVGNDYLILAKYNHSCENLKHRLSIDDVNEIIENIVENDSEYVIEIEKEAEKKKNISENDFVCSVCHSSICISENGNVYPCAGWQDYSVGNILNASLKNIWYNSEKVNYLRDLKKKDFPQCLTCSDKEYCTMCMVRNANEDISGNPLVINKFYCNVANINKNVIRKFNKKIKTKV; translated from the coding sequence ATGTTTTTTAAAAAAAAATCTAACATATTGTTTAGATATTATGATTCTTTTGGATATATAACAGATAATAGAAATTTTGCATATAAACGATTAGATGATAATAGGGAAGATATTGGTGATAAAATATTATCAGAGAGTGGAGCAGTTTTTTTTTCTGTTTTAGATAATCATCCTCAAATTATTGGTGAATTATTAATAAAAATCAGTAATATTTATTCTGATATAAATATTAAGTTATTAGAAAGAGATGTGATAGAGTTTTACAGTACTCTTGAAAAAGCTGGATTTATTACTTCTGGAGATACTTTTAGAGAATGTGATGAAAAAGATGAAAAGTTTTCATATACTAAAATACTAGATACAACTTTTAAAAAGAATTTATCAAATAATCAAATGTCAACTCAAGATTATTTTCAAGCTTTTTTTAATAATAAACCACAATTAACAAGTTTACATATTGAAATAACAAGTAAGTGTAATGAACGATGTATTCATTGTTATATTCCTCATGAAAATAAAATTAATAATATTGATTCTGATTTATTTTATAATATTTTGAATCAAAGTAGAGAAATGAATTTATTGCACATTACTATCAGTGGTGGAGAACCAATGTTGCATAAAGATTTTTGTAATTTTTTAAAAGAATGTAGAAAAAATAATTTTTCTGTTAGTGTACTTAGTAATTTGACTTTATTAAATGAAAAAATTCTTAAAGAAATGAAATCTAATCCTCTTTTGGGTGTTCAAGTCTCACTATATTCAATGAATCCAAATATTCACGATGAAATAACTCAAATGAAAGGAAGTTTTGAAAAAACAAAGAATGCAATTTTAAAACTTGTTGAAAATGATATTCCATTAAAGATAAGCTGTCCCATATTGAAAGAGAATAAAAACTGTCATAATAATGTCGTAAAATGGGCTAAAAAAAATAATATATCTGTTGGTAATGATTATTTAATTTTAGCAAAATATAATCATTCTTGCGAAAATTTAAAGCATCGTCTATCAATTGACGATGTAAATGAGATAATTGAAAATATAGTTGAAAATGATTCAGAATATGTTATTGAAATAGAAAAAGAAGCTGAGAAAAAAAAGAATATTTCAGAAAATGATTTTGTTTGTAGTGTTTGTCATTCGTCAATTTGTATTTCTGAAAATGGTAATGTATATCCTTGTGCAGGTTGGCAAGATTACTCAGTAGGAAATATATTAAATGCTTCTCTTAAAAACATTTGGTATAACTCTGAAAAAGTTAATTATTTAAGAGATTTAAAGAAAAAAGATTTTCCACAATGTTTAACATGTTCAGATAAAGAGTATTGCACTATGTGTATGGTAAGAAATGCAAATGAAGATATATCTGGGAACCCTTTAGTCATAAATAAGTTTTATTGTAATGTTGCAAATATTAATAAAAATGTAATAAGAAAATTTAATAAAAAAATTAAAACTAAAGTATAG
- a CDS encoding PH domain-containing protein yields MKNTNLKFKKLNSSKIIRTIEAIIEIIFRLFSIYLVYLIFNWLITTVLVKDASNDTLLSLLLLPALYVLRDCGQIIDPCTVEVLQYEDRITVKRGLHPRVNDTLEFVHVENIEIMTTLLGKYFDYATVILYSPGGNVEMPYIKGAEEIVKEIRDKKQELKISDSLQSSNLSFKDTIAETKTKNILFA; encoded by the coding sequence GTGAAAAATACAAATTTAAAATTTAAAAAACTAAATAGTTCAAAAATCATTCGTACAATTGAAGCAATTATTGAGATAATCTTTAGATTGTTTTCAATCTACTTGGTTTATCTTATCTTTAATTGGCTAATTACTACTGTTTTGGTAAAAGATGCATCCAATGACACTTTGCTAAGCCTTTTATTACTTCCAGCACTTTATGTACTAAGAGATTGTGGTCAAATTATTGATCCTTGTACGGTTGAAGTTTTACAATATGAGGATAGAATTACAGTAAAAAGGGGCTTACATCCAAGAGTAAATGATACCTTAGAGTTTGTTCATGTTGAAAATATAGAGATTATGACAACGCTACTTGGAAAATATTTTGACTATGCAACAGTAATATTATACTCTCCTGGAGGAAATGTGGAGATGCCATATATCAAAGGTGCAGAAGAGATAGTAAAAGAGATAAGAGACAAAAAACAAGAACTGAAAATTAGTGATAGTTTACAATCTTCAAATCTCTCTTTTAAAGATACAATAGCAGAGACAAAAACTAAAAATATACTTTTTGCATAG
- a CDS encoding cytidylate kinase family protein codes for MTIKKDKIFNANFAKKLIIFTIGLFIMALGVSLSIKADIGVSPISCVPYVYSLGLPLTVGELTILLNIFFIMLQIAVARKNYNIFQLVQLPAVIVFGYCIDITMYFITNLIPTNYIEQLLLCIIACITLAFGIFLLVKTRLTYLPIEGLVIVLVQTFKLEFGKVKISIDSTMVIVGVLSSFVLLNSLQGIREGSIIAALTVGVLIKFYNTKLPFVEKWISKGMPTPQVAKEEFSKYNNSFVITISREFGSGGHEIGKLIAKELGIAFYDKELIRLTAEQTGYNMEYIQENEQKLTNSLLYDLYEQNYSYVNDELPPKDVLFLIQSKIIRDICAKESCVIVGRCANFILKDHPNAINIFIHANNEYRIDKINNQYKRVPPFTEADLEKSDEQRANYSIHFTKKEWRDATNYHLTIDSSLYGSKLSATRVIEFIKNRIK; via the coding sequence ATGACGATAAAAAAAGATAAAATTTTTAATGCCAATTTTGCAAAAAAATTAATTATTTTTACTATTGGACTTTTTATTATGGCACTTGGAGTTTCCTTGTCCATAAAGGCTGATATTGGTGTCTCTCCCATATCTTGTGTGCCTTATGTTTATAGTTTGGGTCTTCCCCTTACTGTTGGTGAGTTGACTATACTTTTAAATATATTTTTTATTATGCTTCAAATTGCAGTAGCACGTAAAAACTATAATATTTTTCAACTTGTACAACTGCCAGCTGTAATTGTTTTTGGTTATTGTATTGATATTACCATGTATTTTATTACTAATTTAATACCAACAAACTATATAGAGCAACTACTTTTATGTATTATTGCTTGTATCACTTTGGCTTTTGGAATTTTTCTTTTAGTTAAAACAAGACTTACCTATCTTCCAATTGAGGGTTTAGTGATTGTTCTTGTTCAAACATTTAAATTGGAGTTTGGTAAGGTAAAAATATCTATTGATAGCACAATGGTTATTGTTGGAGTTCTAAGCTCTTTTGTTCTTTTAAACAGTCTTCAAGGAATTAGAGAGGGAAGTATTATAGCAGCTCTTACCGTTGGAGTTTTAATTAAATTTTATAATACAAAATTGCCTTTTGTGGAGAAATGGATTTCAAAAGGTATGCCTACACCGCAAGTAGCAAAAGAAGAATTTAGCAAATATAATAATAGTTTTGTTATTACAATTTCAAGAGAGTTTGGTAGTGGAGGGCATGAGATAGGAAAACTTATTGCAAAAGAGTTAGGAATTGCTTTTTATGATAAAGAGTTAATTAGATTAACAGCAGAGCAAACAGGTTATAATATGGAGTATATTCAAGAGAATGAACAAAAACTTACAAACTCATTATTATATGATTTGTATGAGCAAAACTACTCTTATGTAAATGATGAACTTCCTCCAAAAGATGTACTTTTTCTAATACAAAGTAAAATTATAAGAGATATATGTGCAAAAGAGTCTTGTGTTATTGTTGGTCGTTGCGCAAACTTTATTTTAAAAGACCATCCAAATGCCATAAATATCTTTATTCATGCAAATAATGAGTATAGAATTGATAAAATAAATAATCAATACAAAAGGGTACCACCCTTTACTGAAGCTGATTTAGAAAAATCTGATGAACAAAGGGCAAATTACTCTATCCACTTTACAAAAAAAGAGTGGAGAGATGCAACAAATTATCATTTAACTATTGATAGTTCATTATATGGTTCTAAATTAAGTGCAACAAGAGTGATTGAATTTATAAAAAATAGAATAAAATAG
- the purH gene encoding bifunctional phosphoribosylaminoimidazolecarboxamide formyltransferase/IMP cyclohydrolase, which produces MRALISVSDKSGVENFAKELVSLGYEIISTGGTYNKLKEAGIAVVEANEVTKFPECFEGRVKTLNPYIHGGILHRRDKQSHLDQAKELGVEGIDLVCVNLYPFKATIEKTDDFEEIIENIDIGGPAMVRSAAKNFDSVIIVTDVADYDLVLNNLKNGTNSVEFRRDLMIKAYEHTAAYDSMIANYMNKRFNGGMGAKQFIVGTKVFDTRYGENPHQKGALYEFETQFTNKFIVVKGEPSFNNMGDISGAAKIAASFGDDNAVCIVKHGNPCGFAIKDTLLESYTEALKCDPVSAFGGVVAVNGTVDFDLAVKMNEIFLEVVFAADFTEEAVEELSRKKRIKLFKQGTKKLELANDPYNFKMVDGGFVYQESDKVLENEVTNAELKSKRAATAQEIKDMEIAVKVAAGTKSNCVVYIKNSAMVAVGMGMTSRVDAAKAALRKAEDMGLDVTGSVLASEAFFPFRDSIDEANKAGVKCIIEPGGSIRDDEVIAAADEYGMALYFTGIRHFLH; this is translated from the coding sequence TTGAGAGCTCTAATTAGTGTTAGCGATAAAAGTGGAGTAGAGAATTTTGCCAAAGAGTTAGTATCTTTAGGTTATGAAATAATATCTACAGGTGGAACTTATAACAAGTTAAAAGAGGCTGGAATAGCTGTAGTTGAAGCGAATGAAGTTACTAAGTTCCCTGAGTGTTTTGAAGGAAGAGTAAAAACTCTAAATCCATATATTCATGGGGGAATTTTACATAGACGAGATAAACAATCACACCTAGACCAAGCAAAAGAGTTGGGTGTTGAAGGTATTGATTTGGTTTGTGTAAACTTATACCCTTTTAAAGCAACTATTGAAAAGACTGATGATTTTGAAGAGATTATTGAAAATATTGATATTGGTGGACCAGCAATGGTTAGAAGTGCAGCTAAAAACTTTGACAGTGTAATTATTGTAACAGACGTTGCTGATTACGATCTAGTATTAAATAATCTTAAAAATGGAACAAACAGTGTAGAGTTTAGAAGAGATTTAATGATAAAAGCTTATGAGCATACAGCAGCTTATGACTCTATGATTGCAAACTATATGAATAAAAGATTCAATGGTGGAATGGGAGCAAAACAGTTTATTGTTGGAACAAAAGTATTTGATACAAGATATGGAGAAAACCCACACCAAAAAGGTGCTTTATATGAGTTTGAAACTCAATTTACAAATAAATTTATTGTTGTAAAAGGTGAGCCAAGTTTTAATAATATGGGTGATATTAGTGGTGCTGCTAAAATTGCCGCTTCATTTGGTGATGATAATGCAGTTTGTATTGTAAAACATGGAAATCCATGTGGTTTTGCAATAAAAGATACACTTTTAGAAAGTTACACAGAAGCACTTAAATGTGACCCAGTTTCAGCATTTGGTGGAGTTGTTGCAGTAAATGGAACAGTTGATTTTGATTTGGCTGTTAAAATGAACGAAATCTTCTTAGAGGTTGTTTTTGCGGCTGATTTTACAGAAGAAGCAGTTGAAGAGTTAAGCAGAAAGAAAAGAATCAAACTATTTAAACAAGGTACAAAAAAACTAGAACTTGCAAATGATCCATACAACTTTAAAATGGTTGATGGTGGATTTGTTTACCAAGAGTCTGATAAAGTTTTAGAAAATGAAGTTACAAATGCAGAACTTAAATCAAAAAGAGCAGCAACAGCTCAAGAGATAAAAGATATGGAAATTGCTGTAAAAGTAGCAGCAGGAACTAAATCTAACTGTGTTGTTTATATCAAAAATTCAGCTATGGTTGCTGTTGGTATGGGTATGACAAGCAGAGTTGATGCGGCAAAAGCAGCTTTAAGAAAAGCAGAAGATATGGGACTTGATGTAACAGGTTCAGTTCTTGCTTCTGAAGCATTCTTCCCATTTAGAGACTCAATTGATGAAGCTAATAAAGCTGGTGTTAAATGTATTATTGAGCCAGGTGGAAGTATTAGGGATGATGAGGTTATTGCTGCAGCAGACGAATATGGTATGGCATTGTATTTTACAGGAATTAGACACTTTTTACACTAG
- a CDS encoding methylglyoxal synthase — protein MTIALVAHDNLKHDLIDWALFNKGTLQKHVIYATGTTGKLLQEKGFGVHRLKSGPLGGDQQIGAMIAEGRVDILFFFVDPMAQQPHEPDITALRRICDTYRIPIATNRQTADFIISSPLFEGYIHEMPDWSKYQNRKL, from the coding sequence ATGACTATAGCACTAGTAGCACACGACAATTTGAAACATGATTTAATTGATTGGGCACTTTTTAACAAAGGAACTCTTCAAAAACATGTGATTTATGCAACAGGTACTACTGGTAAGTTATTACAAGAGAAAGGTTTTGGTGTTCATAGATTAAAATCAGGTCCCTTAGGTGGTGACCAACAAATTGGAGCAATGATAGCTGAGGGTAGGGTAGATATTCTTTTTTTCTTTGTTGATCCAATGGCTCAACAACCCCATGAACCAGATATTACAGCTCTTAGAAGAATATGTGATACCTATAGAATACCAATTGCAACAAACCGACAAACAGCAGATTTTATAATCTCTTCACCACTGTTTGAAGGGTATATTCATGAGATGCCAGATTGGTCAAAGTATCAAAATAGAAAACTTTAG
- the bioA gene encoding adenosylmethionine--8-amino-7-oxononanoate transaminase, whose protein sequence is MSWQEIDKEHVWHPYNSLPSKTPILSVKKTDKTKIILEDNSELIDGMSSWWSAIHGYNNLRLNEALKSQVEIMPHIMFGGLSHEKAATLSKILVDLTGLHSVFLCDSGSVSVEVALKTAIQYQEALGEKRYKFIALEHAYHGDTLAAMSVCDPKNSMHSIYGTYLPKHIFTKAPELGFDADCSESIRALEECVEKHHKQCAGIIIEPVVQGAGGMRIYNPIYVKRVRELCDKYDLVMIADEIATGFGHTGKMFACQWAGVKPDIMTLGKGLTGGYMTMAAMITTKNISETISNSTLGALMHGPTFMGNPLACSVAIESVNLLLESSWQERVKNIENIFTEELSEAKNLKLVADVRNIGVIGVIELKDDSYAQKIQEYCVKKGVWIRPFGKLVYSIVAYIISEEELRKIIKTMVEAIKAIEENI, encoded by the coding sequence ATGAGTTGGCAAGAGATTGATAAAGAACATGTTTGGCATCCCTATAATAGTTTACCTTCTAAAACACCTATTTTATCAGTTAAAAAGACAGATAAAACAAAAATTATTTTGGAAGATAACAGTGAGCTAATTGATGGAATGAGTTCATGGTGGAGTGCTATTCATGGATATAACAACCTAAGATTAAATGAGGCTTTAAAGAGTCAAGTTGAGATTATGCCTCATATAATGTTTGGTGGTTTAAGTCATGAAAAAGCTGCCACCTTATCAAAAATCTTAGTTGATTTAACAGGTCTTCATAGTGTATTTTTATGTGATTCTGGTTCAGTTTCTGTGGAAGTTGCATTAAAAACAGCTATTCAATACCAAGAGGCTTTGGGTGAAAAAAGATATAAATTTATTGCCTTAGAACATGCTTATCATGGAGATACTTTAGCAGCAATGAGTGTTTGTGATCCTAAAAATTCAATGCACTCTATATATGGAACATACTTGCCAAAACATATCTTTACAAAAGCTCCAGAACTTGGATTTGATGCTGATTGCAGTGAATCAATTAGAGCCTTAGAAGAGTGTGTTGAAAAACACCATAAGCAGTGTGCAGGAATTATAATTGAACCTGTTGTTCAAGGTGCTGGTGGAATGAGAATTTATAATCCTATTTATGTAAAAAGAGTAAGAGAACTTTGTGATAAATATGATTTAGTAATGATTGCAGATGAAATTGCAACAGGATTTGGTCATACAGGGAAAATGTTTGCTTGTCAATGGGCAGGAGTTAAACCAGATATTATGACTCTTGGTAAGGGGTTAACTGGCGGTTATATGACAATGGCAGCAATGATAACAACAAAAAATATAAGTGAAACTATCTCAAACTCAACCTTAGGGGCTTTGATGCATGGTCCAACATTTATGGGAAATCCACTTGCATGTAGTGTTGCAATAGAGAGTGTAAACCTACTTTTAGAAAGCTCTTGGCAAGAAAGGGTAAAAAATATTGAGAATATTTTTACAGAAGAGCTAAGTGAAGCAAAAAATCTAAAGCTAGTTGCAGATGTTAGAAATATTGGAGTAATTGGAGTAATTGAGTTAAAAGATGACTCTTATGCTCAAAAAATACAAGAGTATTGTGTTAAAAAGGGAGTTTGGATTAGACCATTTGGAAAACTTGTATACTCAATTGTTGCCTATATAATCAGTGAAGAAGAGCTTAGAAAAATTATAAAAACAATGGTTGAAGCAATAAAAGCAATCGAGGAAAATATATAA
- a CDS encoding nitrous oxide reductase accessory protein NosL translates to MKKLFTIVVALAMTMSLLTASEAEKEKPKMAYQAVPMNKATLVQEGKEKSYCPVCGMTLPMFYKTNHAANHEGKEKQYCSIHCMVEDLELNGAKLSDMRVVDNKSLKLISVKDATYVVGSSKPGTMSMVSKYAFANGDDAKAFQAQNGGEIKNFDQVYAMVKSSLAKEKEMIAKNQAKMQMMGEKVYNKMCKKTDMKFTSTAQAKAYLVESGLCGNMKGKNLQAVGIYLSRR, encoded by the coding sequence ATGAAAAAACTATTTACAATTGTAGTAGCTTTAGCTATGACAATGAGCCTTTTAACTGCAAGTGAAGCAGAAAAAGAGAAACCAAAAATGGCATATCAAGCTGTGCCAATGAATAAAGCAACACTTGTACAAGAAGGAAAAGAGAAGAGTTATTGCCCTGTTTGTGGAATGACACTACCAATGTTTTATAAAACAAATCATGCGGCAAATCATGAAGGAAAAGAGAAACAATATTGTTCTATTCATTGTATGGTTGAAGATTTAGAACTAAATGGTGCAAAACTAAGTGATATGAGAGTTGTTGATAACAAATCTCTAAAATTAATCAGTGTAAAAGATGCAACATATGTAGTTGGAAGTTCTAAACCAGGAACTATGAGTATGGTTAGTAAATATGCCTTTGCAAATGGTGATGATGCAAAAGCTTTCCAAGCACAAAATGGTGGAGAGATTAAAAATTTTGATCAAGTTTACGCAATGGTAAAAAGCTCTTTAGCTAAAGAGAAAGAGATGATTGCAAAAAATCAAGCAAAAATGCAAATGATGGGTGAAAAAGTTTATAACAAAATGTGTAAAAAAACTGATATGAAATTCACATCAACTGCACAAGCTAAAGCATATTTAGTAGAGAGTGGTCTTTGTGGAAATATGAAAGGTAAAAATTTACAAGCTGTAGGAATTTATCTATCAAGAAGATAA
- a CDS encoding Txe/YoeB family addiction module toxin: MVEYKILYSKQAQKDAKNLTGAKLDKKAKELIEIIKKNPFENPPPYEKLVGNLTGAYSRRINIQHRIIYEVKEEQKIVRILRMWTHYGD, encoded by the coding sequence ATGGTAGAGTATAAAATCCTTTACAGCAAACAAGCTCAAAAGGATGCAAAAAATCTAACAGGCGCTAAATTAGATAAAAAAGCAAAAGAGTTAATAGAGATAATCAAAAAAAATCCCTTTGAAAATCCACCACCATATGAAAAGCTTGTTGGGAATCTAACAGGGGCTTACTCTAGAAGAATAAATATTCAACATAGAATCATTTATGAAGTAAAAGAGGAGCAAAAGATTGTTAGAATCTTAAGAATGTGGACTCACTACGGTGATTAG
- the amt gene encoding ammonium transporter, with amino-acid sequence MSEINLLWILLSSFLVFLMQFGFSLIETGTVRTKNTINVAMKNLIDTIFSVVFFWLIGFGLMFGTDSFGLIGTDKFLIDGSDFELNAIFLFQAMFAATATTIISGAVAERIKFNGYIVVAILVTAFIYPIVGHWAWNSQGWLAKLGFIDFAGSTVVHSVGAWIGLAGTIVLGPRLGKFKNGQVKYFSPSNHNLIVFGVFMLFFAWFGFNGGSLLAIDFRVTSILMNTLISAVFGGVGAWFISLVSKEKLEVEILSFGIIAGLVGITAGCNNLTLYESAFVGFVSTFIMHFSDQFLTKKLKIDDPLSAVSIHGFAGVWGTIAVGIFAVPAEGMTRFDFITIQTIGVLSAFIFSFILGLALFLFLHKLNLLRVRKKHEVLGLNTSEHNARLPWVETIESIIGIMKTGNIQKKIYEERDTEVGIVAKFFNILLENLRERNTELTTNNKTLQQKAYFDTLTKVLNRSGLFEKINKELNNEEYCVSILDIDKFKLINDTYGHDVGDVVLKELAFLISSKIRVDDIFARWGGEEFILIINNNNLTIAESLCEKIRKEVESNTFSKVGKVTISLGISNFKNSRQKFDDVLKNADKALYDAKDAGRNRVFVF; translated from the coding sequence ATGAGTGAAATAAACCTTTTATGGATATTATTAAGTTCATTTTTAGTTTTTCTAATGCAATTTGGCTTCTCTTTAATAGAAACTGGAACTGTTAGAACTAAAAATACAATTAATGTTGCCATGAAAAATCTAATTGATACTATCTTTAGTGTTGTGTTTTTCTGGCTTATTGGTTTTGGATTGATGTTTGGTACGGATAGTTTTGGACTAATTGGTACCGATAAATTTTTAATTGATGGCTCTGATTTTGAATTAAATGCAATCTTTCTTTTTCAAGCAATGTTTGCTGCAACAGCAACTACAATTATTTCAGGAGCTGTAGCAGAGAGAATAAAATTCAATGGTTATATTGTTGTTGCTATTTTAGTAACTGCTTTTATCTACCCAATAGTTGGTCACTGGGCTTGGAATAGCCAAGGTTGGCTTGCCAAATTAGGTTTTATAGATTTTGCAGGTTCAACTGTTGTACACTCAGTTGGAGCTTGGATAGGGTTAGCAGGAACAATAGTACTTGGACCAAGACTTGGAAAATTTAAAAATGGTCAAGTTAAATATTTCTCTCCTAGCAATCATAATCTGATAGTTTTTGGAGTATTTATGCTCTTTTTTGCTTGGTTTGGCTTTAATGGTGGAAGTTTATTAGCAATCGACTTTAGGGTTACTTCAATTTTAATGAATACACTTATCTCTGCAGTATTTGGAGGAGTTGGTGCTTGGTTTATCTCTTTAGTATCTAAAGAAAAACTTGAAGTTGAAATATTAAGTTTTGGAATAATTGCCGGACTTGTTGGAATAACAGCAGGTTGTAATAATTTGACTTTATACGAATCAGCTTTTGTTGGTTTTGTCTCAACTTTTATAATGCATTTTTCAGACCAATTTTTAACAAAAAAATTAAAAATAGATGATCCGTTAAGTGCTGTAAGTATTCACGGATTTGCAGGAGTTTGGGGAACTATTGCAGTTGGAATTTTTGCAGTTCCAGCTGAAGGCATGACAAGATTTGATTTTATAACTATACAAACAATAGGTGTTTTAAGTGCTTTTATCTTCTCTTTTATTTTAGGTCTTGCCCTATTTCTTTTTTTACATAAATTAAATCTGTTAAGAGTTAGAAAAAAACATGAAGTTCTTGGACTTAATACAAGTGAACATAATGCAAGACTTCCTTGGGTTGAAACTATTGAGAGTATTATTGGTATTATGAAAACAGGGAATATTCAAAAAAAGATATATGAAGAGAGGGATACAGAAGTAGGTATTGTTGCAAAATTTTTTAATATTCTTTTAGAAAATTTGCGAGAAAGAAACACAGAACTTACAACAAATAATAAAACTCTTCAGCAAAAAGCCTATTTTGATACCTTAACAAAAGTGTTAAATAGAAGTGGTCTTTTTGAGAAGATAAACAAAGAGTTAAACAATGAAGAGTATTGTGTTTCAATACTTGATATTGACAAATTCAAATTAATAAATGACACCTATGGACATGATGTAGGTGATGTTGTTTTAAAAGAGTTGGCTTTTTTAATCTCTAGCAAAATAAGAGTTGATGATATTTTTGCAAGATGGGGAGGTGAAGAGTTTATTTTGATTATAAACAATAATAATCTTACTATTGCCGAGTCTCTTTGTGAAAAAATAAGAAAAGAGGTTGAATCTAATACTTTTTCAAAAGTTGGCAAAGTTACAATATCTCTTGGAATTAGCAACTTTAAAAATAGTAGACAAAAATTTGATGACGTCTTAAAAAATGCAGATAAAGCTTTATATGATGCAAAAGATGCAGGAAGAAACAGAGTTTTTGTATTTTAA
- a CDS encoding type II toxin-antitoxin system Phd/YefM family antitoxin → MTKVMPASQVRADIYNLMDETALTHEPILITGKRNNAVMLSQEDWNAIEETLYLNSIPNMAKSIQEGMAQSDDEFSEDIKW, encoded by the coding sequence ATGACAAAAGTAATGCCAGCAAGCCAAGTTAGAGCAGATATATATAATCTTATGGATGAAACAGCATTAACACATGAGCCAATACTAATTACAGGTAAAAGAAATAATGCTGTAATGCTCTCTCAAGAGGATTGGAATGCTATTGAGGAGACTTTATATTTAAACTCTATTCCAAATATGGCAAAATCTATCCAAGAGGGTATGGCACAAAGTGATGATGAGTTTAGTGAAGATATCAAATGGTAG
- the metA gene encoding homoserine O-acetyltransferase MetA produces the protein MPIVIPKELPAVEILNQENIFVMNDIRAVEQDIRPLKIIILNLMPNKIETETQLLRLLGNTPLQTEITLLKTATYKSKHTSEDHLESFYKTFDEIKKHTFDGLIITGAPIETMPFEEVSYWDELTKIMDFSKTNVTSTLHICWGSQAGLYYHHGIQKYEQKKKTFGVFEHELFNKTNPLLRGFDDEAYIPHSRYTTVLKKDIDKIDELELLLYSEDSGVCLVASKDRKHVFMSGHLEYDTNSLKKEYVRDVKKGLDIEIPKNYFKDNDPKQKVKVKWRSSAHLLFANWLNYFVYQETPFELK, from the coding sequence GTGCCAATAGTTATACCAAAAGAGTTACCAGCAGTTGAAATTTTAAACCAAGAAAATATCTTTGTGATGAATGACATTAGAGCAGTGGAACAAGATATAAGACCTCTAAAAATCATCATATTAAATCTTATGCCAAATAAAATAGAAACTGAAACACAATTATTAAGATTGTTAGGGAATACCCCTTTACAAACGGAGATAACTCTTTTAAAAACAGCAACTTACAAGTCAAAGCACACTTCAGAAGACCATTTAGAGAGTTTTTATAAAACCTTTGATGAGATAAAAAAACATACCTTTGATGGACTTATCATAACTGGTGCTCCAATTGAAACTATGCCTTTTGAAGAGGTTTCTTATTGGGACGAATTAACAAAAATTATGGATTTTTCTAAAACAAATGTTACTTCAACTCTGCATATATGTTGGGGCTCACAAGCAGGTTTATATTATCATCATGGAATTCAAAAATATGAACAAAAGAAAAAAACTTTTGGTGTATTTGAACATGAACTTTTTAATAAAACAAATCCTCTTTTAAGAGGTTTTGATGATGAAGCATATATTCCACACTCACGATATACAACTGTTTTAAAAAAAGATATTGACAAAATTGATGAGTTGGAACTTTTACTTTACTCAGAAGATTCAGGGGTATGTTTAGTTGCTTCAAAAGATAGAAAACATGTCTTTATGAGTGGACATTTGGAATATGATACAAACTCACTAAAAAAAGAGTATGTAAGAGATGTGAAAAAAGGTCTTGATATAGAGATACCAAAAAACTATTTTAAAGATAATGACCCTAAACAAAAAGTAAAAGTAAAATGGCGCTCTTCTGCCCATTTACTATTTGCAAACTGGCTTAACTATTTTGTATATCAAGAGACACCATTTGAATTAAAATAA